TCCTAATGCAGAGGCTACTGATACCGCTGTAAAAGCTCTAATTACTAATACTCTTGATAAGATAATACAGGGCTCTAAGACCGCTAGTGAGGCTATTGGTTCTGATGATAACCCAATTGCTAACGTTGCTGATCAGAATGCAGGTGCTGCTGGTGATGTTGATGGTTTAATTAAAGGAATTAAAAGTATAGTAGACGTTGTACTTAAAGAAGGTAAACATGATGCTGGTACTGATAAAAAGGCTGATGGTTTGACTGTAAGAACTGCCAATGCTGGTAATGGTGAAGCAGGTAAATTATTTGCTGCTAATGCTGGTGATGATGCTAATGCAAAAAAGGTTGCAGCTGATGCTGCAAAAGCAGTTGGAGCAGTAACTGGCGCTGACATATTACAAGCTATAGTTAAAGCTGATAAAGCTGCTACTAAGTTAGCTAAGGGCAATGATGGTAACGCTGGTGCTGATCCTAAGGATGCAGAAGTTGCAGGAGGAATAGCATTAAGAGCAATGGCTAAGGATGGTAAATTTGCTGGTCCTACTGCTGAGAGTGCTGATTATGCTACTGCTGCTAAAGGTGCAGCTATAAGTGCTGTAAACAAGGCTTTGGGTACTCTCACCATAGCAATAAGAAACACTATTGATGTGGGTCTTAAGACTGTTAAAGATGCTATGAAAATTAATCCTGATTCTACTACATCTGCAAACGCAACAGCTAGTGGACAATAAATAATTAAATCAATACTAAATAATAAAGTCATTTGAGGAAAACTCTTCTCTCTTTATGAGAACCGTTTTCCT
This window of the Borrelia puertoricensis genome carries:
- a CDS encoding variable large family protein, which encodes MTLFLLLSCGSGTTNAEDPQSRFLKSVISLGNDFLNVFTSLSDMVGDVLGFNTTTRKSDVGNYFKKVHDTVLSTKTALEKIVADMKTENNPNAEATDTAVKALITNTLDKIIQGSKTASEAIGSDDNPIANVADQNAGAAGDVDGLIKGIKSIVDVVLKEGKHDAGTDKKADGLTVRTANAGNGEAGKLFAANAGDDANAKKVAADAAKAVGAVTGADILQAIVKADKAATKLAKGNDGNAGADPKDAEVAGGIALRAMAKDGKFAGPTAESADYATAAKGAAISAVNKALGTLTIAIRNTIDVGLKTVKDAMKINPDSTTSANATASGQ